The DNA window TCAggcttttaaaatctaaaaattgaGTTTTCCTCTGgatagttttaatagtttttttaaaaactcagaccTTTAATGTAGTAATGTAAGCATCTGTTTTTGGCATTTGTGCCTAAGTGGTTGAATATATGGCAAATtgctcttaaaataattttataaaagtattttgagTCATCTTCCTTACATTGTTTTCCCTAGGATTAAGACAGTATCTTCCGGAGATGGTTAAAGTGCTATCTTCGCTGGTAATTACCCGAATTAGGTCCTTTCAGTCCTTACTATGATGGTAACTGTGCTAGCAAATGATTTTGTCTGTGTGCGTATATATAGTGTGCTAAAGGGGTGTTAGGCCAGTAGCCTTCCTCATCAAGTCAGCCTGTTTCTCCGTTCATACTGAATGCCTCGCACAGTATTAAGGGCTGTAGGGAATATGAAAAGTATGACGTCGTAGTTCCTAATCTCAAAGAGCTTATAATATTGGTAGCATTACCACAAGCTAAACTGTAGGCACTACCTTTTCTGGACCTTCAGGTATTTGGCAGTGATCATGCAATTTAGTACTGTGAGCATTGAGGATTAATGTTTCCATATGAAACCCCGATCATCTCCATAACTACGTAAACTAAATTGCTCTCCCTGCTCCTGTCCTTTCCCCCAACTCTGTCTTAATGGAATTGTTTGGATTTCTTGATTGTTTTGTAATAGTGGGATACAGCTGGCCAAGAAAGATTTCGAACAATCACCTCCAGTTATTACAGAGGAGCCCATGGCATCATAGTTGTGTATGATGTGACAGATCAGGTAAGTTCCAGGAGGAAACTGTTACAGTGACAAAGTAGGAAGTTACTGTTGATAACATGATCAGATTCTTTTACTTTGCATATAAGCCGTCAGGATTATTCAAATGGCCGAAAACTGTGTCCATCCCCAAATAAGTGACTCATCCCCAAATACGTGAATCACATAAACATATGTTTTAAAGCAATCGTTTAAAAACAGGTAcattatttttctcccctccaTTACTTGAGTATCTAATGAATTGGTCAACcaaaatttcttattttcctgaaatagaaaatttagtaATCGGTTTTACATTTGCTTTCAAGGGACTCTGGTTATATTTATTATCAACTAACTGATCATTTTGACAAGAGTTTATAGGGAACTGTGAGTTCAGTTTATACTATGTTCTTGGTGTTAAATATTAACAGGAATTTGCCTGGTAATTAGACGCATCAGAATTGCCAAGAGAGACTGCGGGTCTCTGCCTATAGAGGATATGGTTCAGAAATAGGATGAGCTAGAGGAAGATTTTGAGAGGACAATGAAAATCTGACGATTAGTTGTTGAGAGAAGGTAGGTGGATGCAGGGATAGTGTGAAGAATGTGGTCCAAGGGCCATAGCTGTTCAGTCAATCAGAAAGTTAGAAAATTTCAGGGGTTTTTTCCCTATCAAAGGATAAAAGATAAACTTAGAATTTATCTTCTAGCAAATGTTGAATCTCATCTCATCTATGAAATCATAGCTAATTAGGAAATAACTGGAATCATATAGACGTTAAGAGTCAGTGCCACTAGAAATATTGGGTgctattaacagaagaaaaaatggtgataatttaaaaaatctcaagtCATTACcgtgaaatatttaaaagtgaaaattttcctCTCCTAAATGACTGGAAAACAAGCATCTTTCCTTTGGACTCATTTAATAATATTGACATCTCTAGTAATAACATGTTTAGTAGGCTTATTCATAAACCAAGATGatcaaatttcaaatttatcaCATTTGCTTGAGCTACAGTTTGATGCTGAGTTGTATTTCCCTTTCAAATAAGATGTTTTCATCCTCAAGCTTTCAAGTTCTAATTTCTTACTCATCTAGGCACAGACAGTCATTTTAATGTATCAGTTCACTTTGCCAGCACTATAGGTACTGTTTTGTAGCTAGAGTTGTCTCACTAGCTCTTCTTAGGTCAAGAAAGACACTTCTGTTTGTCACTTGCTTCATTAGAGCACTTGTGTCCAGAACTATATTATCATTCTTAAAAATGTCTGTCTTTTTAGGAGTCCTTTAATAATGTTAAACAGTGGCTGCAGGAAATAGATCGTTATGCCAGTGAAAACGTCAACAAGTTGTTGGTAGGGAACAAATGTGATCTGACCACAAAGAAAGTAGTAGACTACACAACAGCAAAGGTATGTTTAAAGTTTGATTATTCAACTGAATTTGAAGGTGTTGGATTTGAACTATGTATGGGTGTGGAGTCATACAATGATCACAACCATCTTAGCTTTCAAAGTACGTATGTGCACTAGAATACTTGGAGATGACAATTTGTGTAGTGTCTGAGTAAACTTAGTCTCCTCACTGCCCATTTCGGATAGAAATGCACTAAGTGATAAAGATTTTTCAGTGTTAATTGTGCCCTGTTATTCTCAGGAATTTGCTGATTCCCTTGGAATTCCATTTTTGGAAACCAGTGCTAAGAACGCAACGAATGTAGAACAGTCTTTCATGACGATGGCAGCTGAGATTAAAAAGCGAATGGGTCCTGGAGCAACAGCTGGTGGTGCAGAAAAGTCCAATGTTAAAATTCAGAGCACTCCGGTCAAGCAGTCAGGTGGAGGTTGCTGCTAAAATTTGCCTCCATCCTTTTCTCACAGCAATGAATTTGCAATCTGAAcccaagtgaaaaaacaaaattgcctGAATTGTACTGTATGTAGCTGCACTACAACAGATTCTTACCGTCTCCACAAAGGTCAGAGATTGTAAATGGTcaatactgactttttttttattcccttgaCTCAAGACAGCTAACTTCATTTTCAGAACTGTTTTAAACCTTTGTGTGCTGGtttataaaataatgtgtgtaaTCCTGTTGCTTTCCTGATACCAGACTGTTTCCCGTGGTTGgttagaatatattttgttttgatgtttatATTGGCATGTTTAGATGTCAGGTTTAGTCTTCTGAAGATGAAGTTCAGCCATTTTGTATCAAACAGCACAACCAGTGTCTGTCACTTTCCATGCATAAAGTTTAGTGAGATGTTATATGTAAGATCTGATTTGCTAGTTCTTCCTTATAGAGTTATAAATGGAAAGATTACACTATCTGATTAATAGTTTCTTCATACTCTGCATATAATTTGTGGCTGCAGAATATTGTAATTTGTTGCACACTATGTAACAAAACTGAagatatgtttaataaatattgtactTATTGGAAGTAATATCAAACTGTATGGTGATAAGTATTGTTTTAATTCTTATGGTTAAAGGGAACTAGAGCCTTGCATTAGTCTTAAAACAGCCATCTGTTGTGTGCAACCAGGGCATTGTAGACCTATCTTAGAGCAGCATCCAATATGCTTTCCAGATAATACACCCAACTGATGACATAGGGAGGCTTCTGTGCTGGGTAGGGATTTAACCAAGCTTAGTGGTTCAGGGAGATTAAACTGTATGGAAAACAAGTTTAGGATGTATGCTGTCTACCCTATTATCTCTGATCCTTTCTCTAAAATCATTTGAAATGGTTCCTTTgatcaacattttaatttttttctgtggcaGAGGTGGAAAGCAGCATACCTGTCCTAACTGGCAAATAATCAGACTAATGCATGTGCTAGTATTGTTTCTTCCATGCTGAGTCAGATGGAGACTATTTTATCCTTCACAATTGTATAACAGGTTGGAGGAGTTAAAGCATTAAagtagaaagcaggaaaaattttACTGTTTGATTGCcctaattttagaaattatatccctaaaaattaaatgaaaacatgaatgcGGGATGGgaatgataaatgaaatatatttatttcagtggAATTTTGCACATGTGAAAATTTTGTTAAATAGGACCTTAAAGATCCTAGGGTTTGCTTGTATTGTGGGAAACCAACCTCTTTTGCTAACACTGGCATTTTAAGGTGATGAAGATCACAGCCTGTTTGTTTCCTCGGGGTGGAAGTACTTGCCAAAACATTCTTTACTTAGGGGTTTGGGCTGTGGCTGTTGGCAACACATTTTATGGTGGGGTCTTGAATTCAgtgataaaatttaaattaaaagcaagCCAAAAATTAtaggtttctttattttcactaaacaGGCAATTGAAATACATGGTACAAAAATAAGTGGTAAGATTATTGTAAAATGAAATGGACAGaaatattcaatttaattttccatcTATGAGAATTTCACAATAAAATCATAGTTTACTTTGTATTATAGATGTGCTTGTTGGATCTATTCATCCTCACATAAGAACTAAAAAAATTCCTCAAGTTTACCACATAGTTATATGcgtgaagattttaaaaaatgctcaaggGTTTGTTTTTTGCCTTACAATACAGGATAGTATAAAGGGGGAAAGAATTCAGAAACTGTTTACCAAAGTAGATAAATGACAGCAAGTGTTAGACACTGTGATGCCGTGCACTTCAGCTTTATACAACAAGTTCAAACTGTCAGCTTATTCGTCGGTTACAAACCACATTACATGAATTTAAGATGTAAGCATATGTACATACTTAGTTTTGAAAATTCTGGTGTTCTTTCCCATTGCAGTCAAGACGGGCTTACCACAAGATGTTTCAGTACGCTCTACCATTTGCTTTTATGAATATGCCAATaaatgcagttttgaaaaaaatacatttccattcCTACCCCCGTTTTCAAGTACACACATTTCAAACTACTACAGGCTTTAATAATCTTTTCACTGTAAATGGCTGTAAATTTAACTCACGTAAGTTAAGGCTATTCTAAACTTAAGTGGTGTAGTCTCTGGGAAATCCTTGCAGAATGACAGCCATTCTGGTCTGAGCAGTGAAGTTCTTGTTGTTTGACCTTGGACTGACATTTCCTTTAGCATACATACATGTTGCCATTGCAGCATATTTTACACCAGCCCTTTTTTATCTTCCCATTTAAGCTTCAAAACAGACATTGTCTCCATTTGCAAATGAGTTTAGCCATGGAGCTGCAGCAAGAACCCAGGTCTTGAAACTACCAGTATAACTCTTGGTATTGCCACTTCTCTGTGGACTTAAATTCTACTAATTGAAAGGAACTACTAGGAAATTTTACGACAGGTAAACTTGGGATTTCATGACCACACTTATGTTACTATAGGCCACCACTGTCCTTAAGGCTAATGTGTACCAATGCACACTGGCCGGCCAGGCTGCTTGAATCTAACCTGGCCATGTCTGCTTATGGAAATGCTGCTGGCAGCATCCTCCTAGGCTGAAACAATTTCAAGTTCAGTTTTAAGGGAGGTCTTCAACTTTTTATAGCACTGCTGAAGATATAATTAGTTGTGTTGATATTCTTCAGTGGTATTCACAGCTAGGTCCAGAGTAAGCACCCTTCAGTCACACCTTATTTcagaggagataaaaaaaaaatagatcatctGTAGGTGAAGTAGTACTTTCTTGGGAAAAAGGGTATTTTGAAATACTCTGTGTAAATTATAATTACTAGGCTTATTGGAAATAGAATGGCATATTCAGCAATTACTGTAACATCAGCCAGTTTGTTTCTATAGGGttgtcatctttaatttttttttgctaacgAATACAGACTTATTTTCATGCTAATCAAATACTAGTAACTAAATGGGTTTAACTCCTAAGGGTTATCCTGTAACATACTCAGTGCAACGGCATGTACCAATTTATAGCCACATCCAAGAGAAGGGGAAATATGTCAATTGAAAAAGAGGCCCTTAGCCCTTAGACACATCTGCCTTTTAAACCAATTCTAGGCTTTTAAGATGGTTTCACATATACAATTATTTGCTAAGGGtgttttgtcttctctttctaaaATCTATATATGGAACCACAATAAACATGGAGACTCACAGGTAACATCATAACGCACGATTTAACTCCCTTGATTAAACGTTGTGGTAAAATAGAATTTAACATCTTATTTTCCAGTGACTATAAAGTCTGagaaattttaaagcagaaaagttACATTTAATAGGTGGATGAGATGGTGTTCAGATTATGTGGCTCAGCCCCCAAAACTCAAGTCCTAACCTCCTTTTAAAGAAGGTAATTTTGTATTAAATGTTTTGTTCTGAGGGGTATCATAAGTCTGCTTATAGCATAACTGCTCCAACATCACCTTTGGGTTCAAGATGAcgtgttctttttttttacaagCTTAAAAAGATCTTACTTTCTTAAGCACCTTCCTCCAGTGAGAATCTGGATGGAGTATGAAAATAGATCTTTAAGTGCTCATTTCACATAGACTGAAGTGTGAAGAACCTACCCTTGTCTTAGCTCACAGTAATACTAAAAACCTGGGGGGAAGTGTGCTTTCTTACATGTTCGTTCATGGTGCAGAACTTTTCTaaagtgcttttttgtttttgcagaatCTGTGGTTACCAGCAATAGTCgatcattttgctttaaaaagctATAGAATTGATGGTTTAAAGGGTTCACCCAGAAGTTTATTTCTATCAAGGTACTTACACGTCAATTCCTGAACAACAAAGaattcccttttttccttcattattgaCAGCCTTAGTTTCTGTAGTTATCCAtgcctttcccttccctcatCATGGACCACTCTACCACAGCAGAGTAGGAATGGAGGGGTGCGTCATCCTAGCGGTACCCTTAAGGGGGATAATTAGTCAATGGCCCTGCTGAAGCTCGGTGGCAGTTCTTCAAGTCCCTGACACATTTTCCTTTAAGATGCCAGTTAAGTAGGCAGATGGAGCCCTAAGCATTAAGCTTCATTTATTACAAGACCCAAGTTCTTCCTGGCCaaccattcatttttttcagtctcttggGTCCTCTTGTGGGCCTGAAAGTACCAGATATTTGGTATCTTCTTTCTCATACCAGCCTTCTTGAAATGATCTCAGCAGGTGGACTAGTTTAGGAGCTGTCTGCTGTTTGTAACTGGATAGAGGGGGAAGGAAAGACCTATAAGCCTTATTagcattattttatgaaaaactgCAAAGCCACATACATACTCTTTGTAGAGAAGCACCAAAAGTAAAGCTTTCGTTTTGGAAggattcattttaaataaaaatagttattcgATAGCCCTTACTTCAGGGAAGAGAACGGCATTATAAAGCTAGTACATTAAATTTTCCCCTTGATATCAATGTTAAATGGCTCTTACAAGGACTTCCTGAAAGTTTCCCACCAGCCACGTTTTGGCTGACAGATTACATCTCTGTCTGAGAAGATGtctgaaagagaaacagaagcattTGTTACAGGCAGAATGCTGCACAGGAAGAAATGACAACAGCCATCACCTGCATTCATTCTAGAACTAAAATGACTCTTACTCAAATTTCTTTGATGCAGTTACATGGAGTTTCTGTTCTTGACATGCCTGGATTTTTATCCTTTACCTTCCTTTGTCTACAGAGAATTCTAACCTAGAAAATCCATGAATTACGCACGACATTTTGGTTGTAGGAGAGGCAGTTTCAGAGATAGTATGGTCCAACTGTGGAATCATAAAGGACGTTGGGCAGTGACAATCGCACAGTGGAtaccaaccccctccccctgctctctTAGCCCCCCTTTCTTATCATTCCCTGTTTGGCTTTCCAAGATCAAAAGAAAGTTGTACTGTTAAGTTTCCGGGCATGTAACCCCT is part of the Rhinolophus ferrumequinum isolate MPI-CBG mRhiFer1 chromosome 13, mRhiFer1_v1.p, whole genome shotgun sequence genome and encodes:
- the RAB1A gene encoding ras-related protein Rab-1A, producing the protein MSSMNPEYDYLFKLLLIGDSGVGKSCLLLRFADDTYTESYISTIGVDFKIRTIELDGKTIKLQIWDTAGQERFRTITSSYYRGAHGIIVVYDVTDQESFNNVKQWLQEIDRYASENVNKLLVGNKCDLTTKKVVDYTTAKEFADSLGIPFLETSAKNATNVEQSFMTMAAEIKKRMGPGATAGGAEKSNVKIQSTPVKQSGGGCC